The genomic interval ATTGAATATGTTTTAGAAAGAGAAAATAGGGTCGATGTTCTTATTAATAACGCCGGCTACATCCTATCAGGATTTATTGAAGAGACACAGATTGATGAAGCTAAAGCAGTCATGGAGACTAATTTTTATGGCGCGGTACGTATGACTAAAAAAGTGCTTGCTATTATGAGGCAGCAGGGCTCTGGGCAGATAATCAATATAAGCTCATCAGCAGGACTATTGGCTGTACCCAACTTGGGTTTTTATTCGGCTAGCAAATTTGCTTTGGAGGGTTTTAGTGAGACGCTTAAATACGAAGTAGAAAAATTCAACATAAGAGTTTCAATAATTGAGCCTGCAATATTCAAAACTAACATCGGCAGATCTAAAGCCATGGCTAAGAATAAGATTAAAGAATATGATTCAATGAGAAGATCGGTAAAGATGGCGCTTAAAAGAGGCTATGATAATGGCGGAGATCCACTAAAAATGGCTCTCTTGGTAGCTTCAATTATAAAAGAAAAGCATCCTAAACTTAGATATAGAATTGGCCCAAATTCTTTATTGGTTAATTGTCTTAAATGGTTTCTTCCCGAAACCATAAACTCCTGGGCGCTTAAGAAATATTACAATCTCTAATTCAATTATAGTGAAAAATCTTTTTTAACTCTCTTTCAAAGAAATTCAAACATATTTGGATTTTTTCGCTATTTAAGAATTCTTTATGCGTAATTAACCAAATTGGTGAGCCGAATTTTGAATCGGGATCGCTTAGTTCTACCAATGAATCATCTACATTGTTATATACACATGGCAAAAGACCTATTCCAAGTCCGGCTTTGACACTTGAATATATACTCTCCATAGAATTTGCCTTAAGAGCGATGTTCTCATCAGATATTTTAGTTCTCAGCCATTTGGTAGATTTTATATTCTCAATTTTTTCACTTCCTAAAATGAACATGTTGTCTTTATAAAAGTTAGAATTGTCCATATTCGGCCTTGTTTTCATATAGTCTTTTGATGCGTACAATGCCCATGTCCCCTTTCCGATTTTAAGCGCATGCTCATGAGGTTCTACTCTTTCCGTTGAGCGTATAGCTAAATCAGCCTCTCTTTTATATATATCAAAGAATTCCTCGGCTACTGTGATCTCAAGCTTTAGCATGGGATATTGCTTTGTGAATTTCACGACTAGATCTGGCAATACAACATTGGCGATAACATTTGTTGTAGTGAGGTTTACAGAACCAAAAATGTCTGAAAGGTCATCTTCTAATATCTTGTCAATTTTTTTTATCTCATTAGTTAGTGTTTCTGAATGAGATGCTAGGGCTTCACCTAAAGAAGTTAGTACATATCCTTGCCCGAGTCTCTTAAGTAGTCTTTTGCCGGTTTTTCTCTCTAGCCTCAAAAGTCGTCTATGAACAGTAGTCTGGTCTATATCCAGCTCTCTAGCTGCTTTTGAAAGGTTTAGAGTTTTAGACACTTCTAAGAAAACCTTAAGGTCATCCCAGTTATACATTGAAACCTCCATATATCTGCAATTATGCAGTATTAACTCTGCAAACAAACTGATTGACTCGCATATATGCAGATAATAACATAGTACCAAAAGGTTTGTAAAAATCTACAAATACATTTTGGAGGTGAGTTATGAGAACTTTAGGTATTTCATTTATACTAGTTTTTGTGGTGGCTTTAGCATTTCCTGTTAAATCTTTATTGGCAGAAGATAACCTTCCTGCTCCGCAATTAGTTACAAACGCTTGGATGTATATAGTAGGATATGAAGCAGATCCTGAGGCTATAAAAGAGTTATTGCCTAAAGGATTGGAGCCCCATCCTAATAACCGTGTAGTTCTTAACATGTATACAGTTCCGGATGGAACAAATACATCAGGATTTGGTGCTTATACTCTGACCTATGTGACTATTGAAGTTAAAGATCATGATTCTTATACCAAAGATGCTCCTCAAGGATTTCCGGGAAGATATTTTGCATATTACTACAATAGTTCTCCTGTAATGAGAAAATTCACTAAGGCAGCAGGAATTCCGGCACAATCTGGATTTACAACTACTACAGTAAAAGATGGAAAACTTACTGCTACTCTTGATGTGGGTGGAAAACCTTTTATTGTCTCGACAGCAGATGTCGGGAGCGATTTTGAAGGCGTTGTGGGAGGACATCTAAATTATTTCGGGTTATTAGATCTTGGACAAAAACAGCAGGTTGTAAAATATCCCATCCCTTGGGTCGGATATCCTGTTAAGACTGAAAATCCAACTGTCACTTTTAAGATGCCACAAGACAATCCTCTTTATAAATTAAAACCAAAGAAAGTGGATTGGGCAGTGTGGATAAAAGGAAGTTTCGTATACCCGCAGTATCAAGTTATACATGAGTCCAGTAAGACTGCTAAGAAATAAACTTTAGGTTACCGGCTCCTTAATGGGGCCGGTATTCAATTCTCTATATGTATATTGTCAATAAATTAGTTTTTCACTTTTCAGTGATGATAAAAGTACCCCTGCCCAATAGTAGTTCTTCATCATTGTTGTAAATCCCTCCTTCACTAACAACAATATATCCATGCAATCTAGGTTTTGGAATTATTGTTCTCACAACCCATTTAATAGTCAGTTCTATATTGGGGTATATGGGTTTACAAAATTCAAATTCTGATTTAATTCCGATGCCTAGGTATTTTGGAGCTAAAAATGCAGTCATTGTAGAGAGATAAACAGCACTAGTATGCGGTCCACAAGCTATAATTCCGCCGTACCTGCTTGATTTAGCACGCTCAGGATCGTGGTGAAGAGGGTTTAAATCACCACACAGCTTAGCAAATGTAGAGATTTCTTGCGTAGAAAAAGTTATAGGCTTCTCAAATGTAAAACCTACCTCAAGGGGCGACTTAAAATCTATTTTCTGCGTCATATGCCTAATATACTCAATTAGGTCTGCTTTCAAAAACTCCTGATATATTTCTTAACAGCTAGATACAGTCTCGCCATTTACGCAGGTATCTGCTCCTGGGCCACCATCAATATTATCAGTACCTGGCCCTCCGTCTAAGTTATCCGGACCCTGGTTTCCTTGTATCGTATCATCGCCGCCTTCTCCGAATATTGTATCACTTCCCGGTCCGCCTCTTAAGATGTCATTTCCAGAATTTCCGTGAAGTTCATCCAAGCCGTTCCTGCCATCAATATCGTCGTTTCCGGAACCGCCGTAAACTGTGTCGGGACCGCTACCAGCATTTATCACGTCGTTGCCAGGGCCGCCGTCTATGCAGTCACCACCGCTTCCGCCGGTTATGGTGTCGTTTCCGCCATAACCAATAATTATGTCATCACCTGCTGTACCTGTGAGCATGTCATCC from Thermodesulfobacteriota bacterium carries:
- a CDS encoding acetoacetate decarboxylase family protein — its product is MRTLGISFILVFVVALAFPVKSLLAEDNLPAPQLVTNAWMYIVGYEADPEAIKELLPKGLEPHPNNRVVLNMYTVPDGTNTSGFGAYTLTYVTIEVKDHDSYTKDAPQGFPGRYFAYYYNSSPVMRKFTKAAGIPAQSGFTTTTVKDGKLTATLDVGGKPFIVSTADVGSDFEGVVGGHLNYFGLLDLGQKQQVVKYPIPWVGYPVKTENPTVTFKMPQDNPLYKLKPKKVDWAVWIKGSFVYPQYQVIHESSKTAKK
- a CDS encoding LysR family transcriptional regulator, with protein sequence MYNWDDLKVFLEVSKTLNLSKAARELDIDQTTVHRRLLRLERKTGKRLLKRLGQGYVLTSLGEALASHSETLTNEIKKIDKILEDDLSDIFGSVNLTTTNVIANVVLPDLVVKFTKQYPMLKLEITVAEEFFDIYKREADLAIRSTERVEPHEHALKIGKGTWALYASKDYMKTRPNMDNSNFYKDNMFILGSEKIENIKSTKWLRTKISDENIALKANSMESIYSSVKAGLGIGLLPCVYNNVDDSLVELSDPDSKFGSPIWLITHKEFLNSEKIQICLNFFERELKKIFHYN
- a CDS encoding SDR family oxidoreductase, encoding MINKVVLITGASSGFGLETAKHLSNIGYRVYGTSRDKSLKDINFELIQLDVTSEESINSCIEYVLERENRVDVLINNAGYILSGFIEETQIDEAKAVMETNFYGAVRMTKKVLAIMRQQGSGQIINISSSAGLLAVPNLGFYSASKFALEGFSETLKYEVEKFNIRVSIIEPAIFKTNIGRSKAMAKNKIKEYDSMRRSVKMALKRGYDNGGDPLKMALLVASIIKEKHPKLRYRIGPNSLLVNCLKWFLPETINSWALKKYYNL
- a CDS encoding MaoC family dehydratase — encoded protein: MTQKIDFKSPLEVGFTFEKPITFSTQEISTFAKLCGDLNPLHHDPERAKSSRYGGIIACGPHTSAVYLSTMTAFLAPKYLGIGIKSEFEFCKPIYPNIELTIKWVVRTIIPKPRLHGYIVVSEGGIYNNDEELLLGRGTFIITEK